In a genomic window of Muntiacus reevesi chromosome 1, mMunRee1.1, whole genome shotgun sequence:
- the LOC136165781 gene encoding olfactory receptor 7A17-like, protein MEPRNYTRISGFFLLGFSDAPALQSLIFGLFLSMYLISVLGNLLIILAVNSDSHLHTPMYFFLSNLSFVDICFTSTTIPKMLWNIQSKSKAITYEGCITQMYFFVLFAVLDDLLLTVMACDRFVAICHPLHYTIIMNPQVCALLVLVSWILSVLNSLLQSLIALDLTFCEDLEIPQFFCELNQVIQLACSDTFLNNMMIYFTSLLLAIGPLVGILYSYSKIISSICRIASAQEKYKAFSTCASHLLVVSLFYCTSLGVYPSSAGTHSSHSSATASVMYTVVTPMLNPFIYSLRNKDIMRVLKAFMGQQL, encoded by the coding sequence ATGGAACCACGGAATTATACACGAATTTCAGGATTTTTTCTTCTGGGATTCTCAGATGCACCAGCACTGCAGTCTCTCATATTTGGtcttttcctctccatgtacTTGATCTCTGTATTGGGGAACCTGCTCATTATCCTGGCTGTCAActcagactcccacctccacacccccatgtacttcttcctctccaacctgtcctttgtagacatctgtttcacctccaccaccatcccaaagatgctgtggaacATCCAGAGCAAGAGCAAAGCTATAACTTACGAAGGCTGCATCACACAGATGTATTTTTTTGTACTCTTTGCAGTGTTGGACGACTTACTCCTGACTGTGATGGCCTGTGACCGCTTtgtggccatctgtcaccctCTGCACTACACAATCATCATGAATCCCCAGGTCTGTGCACTGCTGGTGCTGGTGTCCTGGATCCTGAGTGTCCTGAACTCTTTGCTACAAAGTTTAATAGCTTTGGATCTGACCTTCTGTGAAGACTTAGAAATCCCCCAGTTTTTCTGTGAACTCAATCAGGTCATCCAACTTGCGTGTTCTGACACCTTTCTTAACAACATGATGATATATTTTACATCACTGCTACTGGCCATTGGTCCCCTGGTTGGAATCCTTTACTCTTATTCGAAGATAATTTCCTCCATATGTAGAATAGCATCAGCTCAGGAGAAGTATAAAGCATTTTCTACCTGTGCGTCTCACCTCTTGGTCGTTTCCCTGTTCTATTGTACAAGCCTAGGAGTATACCCTAGCTCTGCTGGTACCCACAGCTCCCACTCAAGTGCAACAGCCTcagtgatgtacactgtggtcacacccatgctgaaccctttCATCTACAGTCTGCGGAATAAAGACATAATGAGAGTTCTGAAAGCATTTATGGGACAGCAGCTCTAA